A genome region from Methylohalobius crimeensis 10Ki includes the following:
- the miaA gene encoding tRNA (adenosine(37)-N6)-dimethylallyltransferase MiaA, translated as MMMQERPVALLLMGPTASGKSELAVDLARRMEGEIVSVDSSQVYRGMDIGTAKPSLDIRAEIPHHLIDILDPSEHFSAGRFREEALALIAAIHGRGRLPILAGGTMLYFQALVYGLAPLPPGDSATRAEIDAEAAEMGWPALHRHLAKVDSEAATRIHPNDAQRIQRALEVYRLTGRPLSAWWKKEPSETLPFRPLKVAISPLARAELHRRIERRFRAMLDQGLVEEVEQLHRRADLHPGLPAIRSVGYRQVWSYLEGDCDFSTMINKAVSATRQLAKRQFTWLRREEDALWLASDDANASGKIIAALGEKQS; from the coding sequence ATGATGATGCAGGAGCGTCCGGTCGCCTTGTTGCTCATGGGGCCGACGGCTTCGGGCAAATCCGAATTGGCGGTGGATTTGGCCCGGCGCATGGAGGGCGAGATCGTTAGCGTGGATTCCAGTCAGGTGTATCGGGGAATGGATATTGGCACCGCCAAGCCGTCGCTCGATATCCGCGCCGAGATTCCCCATCATTTGATCGATATCCTTGACCCCAGCGAACATTTTTCCGCCGGTCGTTTCCGAGAGGAAGCGTTAGCACTCATTGCCGCCATCCACGGTCGCGGGCGTTTGCCCATCTTGGCCGGCGGGACCATGCTGTATTTTCAGGCGCTGGTTTACGGTTTGGCCCCCTTGCCGCCGGGCGATTCCGCTACCCGGGCCGAGATCGATGCCGAGGCCGCCGAGATGGGATGGCCCGCTCTGCACCGACACTTGGCCAAGGTGGATTCGGAGGCGGCGACGCGTATCCACCCCAACGATGCCCAGCGGATTCAGCGGGCGCTGGAAGTATACCGACTCACCGGGCGGCCGTTGAGTGCTTGGTGGAAAAAAGAACCTTCCGAGACATTGCCGTTCCGGCCTCTGAAAGTTGCTATCTCGCCCCTGGCGCGGGCGGAACTTCATCGACGCATCGAACGACGCTTCCGTGCCATGTTGGACCAGGGATTGGTGGAAGAGGTCGAACAGCTCCATCGGCGCGCGGACCTCCATCCCGGCTTACCCGCGATCCGCAGTGTCGGTTACCGTCAGGTCTGGTCGTATCTGGAGGGAGACTGCGATTTTTCCACCATGATCAACAAAGCCGTGAGCGCCACCCGCCAATTGGCCAAGCGGCAGTTCACTTGGCTCAGGCGGGAAGAGGATGCTTTATGGCTGGCATCGGATGATGCGAATGCCTCGGGGAAAATCATAGCGGCGCTAGGTGAAAAGCAGTCCTAA
- the mutL gene encoding DNA mismatch repair endonuclease MutL yields MLSSQLINQIAAGEVIERPASVVKELVENSLDAGAGRIDVTVEAGGAGLIRVRDDGTGIARDDLPLAIARHATSKIASLEDLTRVSSFGFRGEALPSIASVARVELMSRTAEDTRGWRYLVSPGEPPSDPIPVAHPPGTTVSVADLFYSVPARRKFLRTEQTEFGHIQRWIERCALSRFDVAFTLRHNQREVLKMKPARTPSEQEGRLAEILGRRFPEQALQVDCAAGDLRLTGWIGLPALSRRQSDLQFWYVNGRPVRDKLLGHALRIAFRDVLPHGRQPVAVLYLELDPTLVDVNAHPAKLEVRFRDARNVRDFVSQSLYRVLGRARPSGETSRIVGGHDAAGRLELQTPAGKAQAPRAGWGGQIGRSETPSPSQVNESLAFYEAFRAPTEPFPSQPIASENPDWKQGDDSIPPLGEAITHLHGIYILAEAEEGLVIVDAHAAHERIVYEKLKTQVESGEVVSQPLLIPLKVEVSRSEADQVQRSQDLLAELGLEIDLLGPDKLVVRSVPALLSGVDVAELVRDLLSELAHRETATQLQTTLRERLATRACHRAVRAGQRLSRGEMNALLRELEQTERGGQCNHGRPTWVTLDFKALDRFFDRGR; encoded by the coding sequence TTGCTTTCGTCGCAGCTGATCAACCAAATCGCGGCGGGAGAGGTGATCGAACGACCGGCGTCGGTGGTCAAGGAATTGGTGGAAAACAGTCTGGATGCCGGCGCCGGCCGGATCGACGTGACCGTTGAAGCAGGAGGCGCCGGATTGATTCGTGTGCGCGACGACGGCACGGGGATCGCCCGAGACGATCTGCCGCTGGCTATTGCCCGCCATGCCACCAGCAAAATTGCCTCCCTGGAAGACCTGACGCGGGTGTCCAGTTTTGGGTTTCGCGGCGAAGCGCTTCCGAGCATCGCTTCAGTGGCCAGGGTGGAGTTGATGTCGCGAACCGCCGAGGATACGCGCGGTTGGCGTTACCTCGTCTCGCCCGGAGAGCCCCCTTCCGATCCAATCCCGGTGGCCCATCCCCCGGGGACGACCGTCAGTGTGGCTGATTTATTCTACTCCGTACCGGCCCGGCGCAAATTTTTGCGCACCGAGCAGACGGAATTCGGGCATATCCAAAGGTGGATCGAACGCTGTGCTTTGAGCCGTTTCGATGTCGCTTTTACTTTGCGCCACAATCAGCGTGAGGTTCTGAAAATGAAGCCTGCGCGCACCCCGTCGGAGCAGGAGGGCCGCCTGGCGGAAATCCTGGGGCGGCGTTTTCCGGAGCAAGCCTTGCAGGTGGATTGTGCGGCAGGCGATCTCCGACTTACCGGTTGGATCGGATTGCCCGCTTTGTCCCGTCGGCAATCCGACCTGCAGTTCTGGTATGTCAACGGCCGGCCGGTTCGGGACAAGCTGCTAGGCCACGCCTTGCGCATCGCGTTTCGGGATGTCTTGCCCCACGGTCGCCAACCGGTGGCGGTGTTGTATCTGGAACTGGATCCGACCCTGGTGGATGTCAACGCCCATCCGGCCAAACTCGAGGTGCGTTTCCGGGATGCCCGAAATGTGCGCGACTTCGTCTCCCAATCCCTTTATCGGGTATTGGGCAGAGCCCGCCCTTCTGGCGAGACAAGCCGAATCGTCGGAGGGCACGATGCGGCGGGACGCCTCGAGCTGCAAACGCCCGCCGGCAAGGCGCAAGCACCTCGAGCCGGTTGGGGCGGTCAAATCGGGCGGAGCGAAACGCCATCCCCATCCCAAGTGAATGAATCGCTGGCGTTCTATGAGGCTTTCCGCGCCCCGACCGAGCCATTTCCGTCGCAACCCATCGCATCGGAAAATCCGGATTGGAAGCAGGGCGACGATTCGATACCGCCTTTGGGAGAGGCGATTACCCATCTTCACGGCATCTATATCCTCGCGGAAGCGGAAGAGGGGTTGGTGATCGTCGATGCCCACGCCGCCCACGAGCGGATCGTCTATGAAAAACTCAAGACTCAAGTGGAAAGCGGCGAAGTGGTCAGTCAGCCATTGCTGATTCCATTGAAAGTCGAAGTGAGCCGCAGCGAAGCCGATCAGGTTCAGCGCTCTCAGGATTTGTTGGCGGAATTGGGGCTCGAAATCGATCTGCTGGGACCGGACAAGCTGGTGGTGCGGTCCGTGCCGGCCCTCTTGTCCGGTGTCGATGTCGCCGAATTGGTCCGCGATCTTTTATCCGAACTGGCCCATCGGGAGACTGCCACCCAACTCCAAACCACTTTGCGCGAACGCTTGGCGACCCGGGCTTGTCACCGGGCGGTACGGGCCGGTCAGCGTCTCAGCCGCGGAGAAATGAATGCGCTGTTGCGCGAACTGGAGCAGACCGAGCGGGGCGGTCAGTGCAACCACGGTCGTCCCACTTGGGTTACCTTGGATTTCAAGGCCTTGGACCGGTTTTTCGACCGGGGCCGATGA
- a CDS encoding N-acetylmuramoyl-L-alanine amidase, which yields MARRKLWWWLLIGFAFAHAGFALEIEGVRYWNAPDHIRVVLDTSEPVKPKVFGLENPRRLVIDMPRAELEAALPELEANPFLQKIRAGRPKSKVLRVVLDLKKEIQPKVFVLAPNAHYGHRLVVDLYGENKAVAEPEEVKQNASPKPSQPREVVVAIDAGHGGEDPGAIGRRGTREKDVVLAIARKLAWLINRTKGMKAVLTRDGDYYVPLRKRIDLARRSKADLFVSIHADSFKHASARGSGVYILSERGASSEAARWLAARENAADLVGGVSLDDKDDVLAKVLLDLSLTATREHSQTLAKEVLTELERIGRIHKKSVQSAGFVVLKSPDIPSVLVETAFISNPTEEQRLRSSRYQSHWAKAIHRGIQDYFTTYAPPGTILAQERRHVISRGETLSEIAARYGVSLRRLMADNELHDSAIQAGQVLKIPMGG from the coding sequence ATGGCGCGAAGAAAGCTATGGTGGTGGCTTTTGATCGGGTTCGCTTTCGCTCACGCCGGTTTTGCGCTCGAGATCGAAGGCGTCCGCTATTGGAACGCACCGGATCATATTCGGGTGGTGCTCGACACCTCGGAACCGGTCAAGCCCAAGGTGTTCGGATTGGAAAATCCCCGCCGGCTGGTGATCGATATGCCCCGAGCCGAATTGGAGGCCGCCCTGCCCGAACTGGAGGCGAACCCTTTCCTGCAAAAGATTCGAGCCGGCCGTCCCAAATCGAAGGTGCTTCGAGTCGTGCTGGATTTGAAGAAGGAAATCCAGCCCAAGGTCTTCGTCTTGGCACCGAACGCGCACTATGGGCATCGCCTGGTGGTGGACCTATATGGTGAGAATAAGGCGGTCGCCGAGCCGGAAGAGGTGAAGCAAAACGCTTCCCCCAAACCGTCTCAGCCACGCGAAGTAGTGGTGGCCATCGATGCCGGTCACGGCGGCGAGGACCCCGGCGCCATCGGGCGGCGAGGAACCCGGGAGAAGGATGTGGTGCTGGCGATCGCTCGCAAGTTGGCTTGGTTGATCAATCGGACCAAAGGCATGAAGGCGGTGCTGACTCGGGACGGGGATTATTACGTACCGCTCAGGAAACGGATAGACTTGGCCCGCCGATCAAAAGCGGATTTATTTGTGTCCATTCATGCCGATTCCTTCAAGCATGCCAGTGCCCGAGGATCGGGCGTCTATATTCTTTCCGAGCGCGGTGCTTCCAGCGAGGCGGCGCGTTGGCTGGCGGCGCGGGAGAACGCGGCCGATTTGGTGGGCGGCGTGAGCCTGGACGACAAGGACGACGTGCTGGCCAAGGTATTGTTGGATTTGTCCCTGACCGCCACCCGCGAGCACAGCCAGACATTGGCCAAGGAGGTGCTGACGGAACTTGAACGGATTGGGAGAATCCATAAGAAGAGCGTCCAATCGGCAGGCTTCGTTGTGCTTAAATCTCCGGATATTCCGTCCGTTTTGGTGGAAACCGCCTTTATATCCAATCCCACCGAGGAACAGCGGCTGCGCAGCTCGCGCTATCAGAGCCATTGGGCCAAGGCGATTCATCGCGGCATTCAGGATTATTTCACCACTTATGCACCGCCGGGAACGATCTTGGCACAAGAGCGCCGGCACGTCATCAGCCGCGGCGAGACCTTGTCCGAGATCGCGGCCCGTTACGGGGTCAGTTTGCGTCGTCTGATGGCGGATAACGAGCTTCACGATTCCGCGATCCAGGCCGGCCAGGTGCTGAAAATCCCTATGGGCGGATGA
- a CDS encoding acetylornithine transaminase, whose translation MTDPIMPTYARLPVAFSRGEGIWLWDTQGKRYLDAISGIAVCNLGHAHPTLARALCDQSQRLWHTSNLYRIEPQEALAETLTRLSGMENVFFCNSGAEANEAALKIARAYGHLQGIDTPRVVVADQSFHGRTLATLSATGNPRIQQGFEPLLPGFLRVPFGDPNAVAVLEDRSDVVAVLVEPIQGEGGVRMPPNGYLAELRRLCDRNGWLLMLDEVQTGIGRTGRWFGGQHEAVTPDVMTLAKSLGNGFPIGACLAKGKAAEVLTAGRHGSTFGGNFLGCRVALEVLRIIEQEGLIDRAARLGDQLKEALAHRLGRHPQVKNIRGRGLILAIELDHPCAHLVPEALERGLLINVTATNVLRLLPPLILENSQAEQLVDTLVDLIQGKQP comes from the coding sequence ATGACCGACCCCATTATGCCCACGTATGCCAGACTCCCGGTCGCTTTCTCCCGCGGCGAAGGTATCTGGCTTTGGGACACCCAGGGCAAACGCTACCTTGACGCAATTTCGGGCATCGCCGTCTGCAATCTCGGCCATGCCCATCCCACTTTGGCACGAGCTTTATGCGACCAGTCCCAACGACTTTGGCATACTTCCAATCTGTACCGGATTGAGCCGCAGGAAGCGCTGGCCGAGACGCTCACTCGTCTCAGCGGAATGGAGAACGTCTTTTTCTGCAACTCCGGCGCCGAAGCCAACGAAGCCGCCCTCAAAATCGCCCGCGCCTACGGACATCTCCAGGGCATCGATACCCCTCGGGTCGTGGTCGCCGACCAAAGTTTCCACGGCCGCACCCTAGCCACCTTGAGCGCCACGGGCAACCCTCGGATTCAACAAGGCTTCGAGCCATTGCTGCCGGGATTCTTGCGGGTTCCTTTCGGAGATCCGAATGCCGTCGCGGTGCTGGAAGACCGAAGCGACGTGGTCGCCGTGCTGGTGGAACCGATTCAAGGCGAAGGCGGAGTCCGGATGCCGCCCAACGGCTATCTAGCCGAGCTACGTCGATTATGCGATCGAAACGGCTGGCTGTTGATGCTGGACGAGGTCCAAACCGGCATCGGCCGAACGGGACGCTGGTTCGGCGGCCAACACGAAGCGGTCACCCCGGATGTCATGACCCTGGCCAAATCCCTGGGCAACGGTTTTCCTATCGGGGCGTGCTTGGCCAAAGGGAAAGCCGCGGAAGTCTTAACGGCGGGAAGGCATGGCTCCACCTTCGGCGGCAATTTTCTCGGCTGCCGGGTGGCTTTGGAAGTACTGCGCATCATCGAGCAAGAAGGACTCATTGACCGTGCCGCGCGTCTGGGCGATCAATTGAAGGAAGCCCTTGCCCATCGGCTAGGCCGACACCCCCAAGTCAAAAACATTCGCGGCCGGGGGTTGATATTGGCCATCGAACTGGACCATCCCTGCGCCCATCTGGTCCCCGAAGCCTTGGAACGGGGACTATTGATCAACGTGACCGCAACCAACGTCCTACGATTGCTACCGCCTTTGATTCTGGAAAACAGCCAAGCCGAGCAACTGGTGGACACCCTGGTGGACCTCATCCAAGGAAAGCAACCATGA
- the argF gene encoding ornithine carbamoyltransferase, whose amino-acid sequence MTRHFLTLLDLSTDELRALIRRASELKQIQEPFEPLKNKVLGMIFEKASTRTRVSFEAGIVQLGGAAIFLSPRDSQLDRGEPLEDTARVMSRMVDCMVLRTHRHESVTRFAEYSRVPVINALTDRFHPCQLLADMQTYFEHRGDIEGRKVAWIGDGNNMCQSYINAARQLNFRLHLACPKGYLPETERVATDDERIILDHDPAAAAQGADLVVTDVWASMGQEEEQQQRIEAFREFQVTEQLMAMAAPNALFMHCLPAHRGEEVSAEVLEGPRSVVWDEAENRLHAQKALLEFLLQTH is encoded by the coding sequence ATGACCCGTCATTTTCTCACTTTACTGGATTTGAGCACGGATGAACTACGTGCCTTGATTCGACGCGCCAGCGAACTCAAACAAATTCAGGAACCCTTCGAGCCGCTCAAGAACAAGGTTCTGGGGATGATTTTCGAAAAGGCCTCCACGCGAACCCGAGTGTCTTTCGAGGCGGGCATCGTACAATTGGGGGGCGCGGCCATTTTTCTCTCGCCGCGCGATTCCCAGCTGGATCGGGGGGAGCCATTGGAAGACACTGCCCGCGTGATGTCGCGAATGGTAGACTGCATGGTCCTGAGGACCCATCGACACGAAAGCGTGACCCGATTCGCCGAATACTCGCGAGTACCGGTCATCAACGCCTTGACCGACCGATTCCATCCTTGTCAATTGCTGGCCGACATGCAAACCTATTTCGAGCATCGCGGCGATATCGAGGGACGGAAGGTGGCCTGGATCGGAGATGGCAATAATATGTGCCAGTCCTATATCAACGCCGCGCGGCAATTGAACTTTCGCCTCCATCTGGCCTGCCCGAAGGGTTACCTGCCGGAGACGGAACGGGTCGCAACGGACGACGAACGAATTATTCTGGATCACGATCCCGCCGCGGCCGCCCAAGGAGCCGATCTGGTGGTCACCGATGTCTGGGCCAGCATGGGGCAGGAAGAAGAACAGCAACAACGCATCGAGGCTTTTAGGGAATTTCAGGTCACCGAGCAACTGATGGCCATGGCGGCACCGAATGCCCTTTTCATGCACTGTCTGCCCGCCCATCGCGGCGAAGAAGTGAGCGCCGAGGTACTGGAAGGACCGCGAAGCGTGGTATGGGACGAGGCGGAAAACCGGTTGCACGCCCAGAAAGCTCTGTTGGAATTTCTATTGCAGACTCATTGA
- a CDS encoding TIGR04211 family SH3 domain-containing protein yields the protein MLIFSTPRQNYARAALLSLLMAFSISVEAQEPAYITDQIKVLLRSGKGIQYKILSRITSGTPVTVLEHDSPSGYSRIRLRNGTEGWLLTRYLSDKPSAHARLRQTSRELQQLTEENARLKQELESLQAQQRTLADQKTELSDRTGQLTSEIQRIRNVAANALAIESERNQLREKVANLERNLKQLQLENRALNSDNSQRWFLIGAGVLVGGLVLGLILPHLRWRRRHQWNSL from the coding sequence ATGTTAATCTTTAGCACGCCTCGGCAAAACTACGCCAGAGCCGCGCTGCTCTCGTTGCTGATGGCATTTTCCATATCGGTCGAGGCCCAAGAGCCCGCTTACATCACCGATCAGATCAAGGTGCTTTTACGCTCCGGAAAAGGCATCCAGTACAAGATACTCAGCCGCATCACCAGCGGCACCCCGGTCACCGTTCTGGAACACGACTCCCCAAGCGGATACAGCCGCATCCGCTTGCGCAACGGCACCGAGGGTTGGCTGCTGACCCGCTACCTCAGCGACAAACCCAGCGCCCATGCGCGACTCAGGCAAACCTCGAGGGAACTGCAACAATTAACCGAAGAAAACGCTCGCTTGAAACAGGAGTTGGAATCACTCCAAGCACAGCAACGCACGCTCGCCGATCAAAAAACCGAACTGTCCGACCGCACGGGACAATTGACCTCGGAGATTCAACGGATTCGGAATGTCGCCGCCAATGCGCTGGCCATCGAATCCGAGCGTAATCAATTGCGGGAAAAAGTGGCCAACCTGGAACGGAATCTTAAACAGCTGCAACTGGAAAACCGGGCGCTCAACAGCGACAACTCCCAACGCTGGTTTTTAATCGGAGCCGGCGTGCTGGTCGGCGGCCTTGTGCTAGGTCTGATTTTGCCCCACCTTAGATGGCGCCGTCGTCATCAATGGAATTCCCTTTGA
- the ilvD gene encoding dihydroxy-acid dehydratase translates to MPSDKNRPFSSPVVDGMERAPSRAMLHAVGFTDEDFQKPQIGVASTWNMVTPCNMHINRLADHAIQGVDANGGKAVLFNTITISDGISMGTEGMKYSLVSREVIADSIETVMGCQGYDGLVAIGGCDKNMPGCMIAIARLNRPAVFVYGGTILPGCHAGRKLDIVSVFEAVGARANDRIDDQTLHAIECEAIPGPGSCGGMYTANTMASAIEALGMSLPGSSAQAAVSEDKQKDCEEAGKAVLKLLELDLKPRDIMTREAFENAVSVVIALGGSTNSALHLLAMASACGVSFTLDDFTRIGQRVPVLADLKPSGRYHMADLIEIGGIQPLMKMLLDAGLLNGDCLTVTGKTLAENLADVAPYPEGQDIIRSLDNPIKPTSHLVILKGNLAPQGAVAKISGKEGLSFTGRARVFEGEEQALKRILDGTVQKGDVIVIRYEGPKGGPGMREMLSPTSAVMGKGLGKDVALITDGRFSGGTHGFVVGHITPEAYMGGPLAIVQDGDTITIDAESQELHLHLADVEIQDRLSRWQKPEPRYTRGVLAKYAALVSSASEGAVTDQQLTDKF, encoded by the coding sequence ATGCCTTCCGATAAAAATCGTCCCTTTTCTTCCCCCGTCGTCGATGGCATGGAACGCGCACCCAGCCGCGCCATGCTTCACGCAGTCGGCTTTACCGATGAAGACTTCCAAAAGCCCCAGATCGGTGTCGCCTCCACTTGGAACATGGTGACTCCCTGCAATATGCATATCAACCGGCTTGCCGATCACGCCATTCAAGGGGTGGACGCAAACGGCGGCAAGGCGGTCTTATTCAATACCATCACCATTTCCGACGGCATCTCCATGGGGACCGAAGGGATGAAATACTCCTTGGTCTCGCGCGAGGTCATCGCCGATTCCATCGAAACGGTAATGGGATGTCAGGGATATGACGGGCTGGTGGCCATCGGCGGGTGCGACAAAAACATGCCCGGCTGCATGATCGCCATCGCGCGCCTTAACCGCCCGGCGGTTTTCGTCTACGGCGGCACGATTCTGCCCGGTTGCCACGCGGGTCGGAAGTTGGACATCGTTTCCGTGTTCGAGGCGGTGGGCGCCCGCGCCAACGACCGAATCGACGACCAAACCCTCCATGCCATCGAATGCGAAGCGATTCCGGGGCCCGGCTCGTGCGGCGGCATGTATACCGCCAATACCATGGCCTCGGCCATCGAGGCCTTGGGAATGAGCCTCCCCGGAAGCTCGGCACAGGCCGCCGTCTCAGAGGACAAGCAGAAGGACTGCGAAGAAGCGGGAAAAGCGGTTTTGAAACTGTTGGAATTGGACCTCAAGCCCCGCGACATCATGACCCGCGAGGCATTCGAAAACGCCGTCAGCGTGGTGATCGCCTTGGGAGGGTCCACCAACTCGGCGCTCCACCTTTTGGCCATGGCCTCGGCCTGCGGCGTTTCTTTCACTTTGGACGATTTCACCCGCATCGGACAGCGCGTCCCGGTACTCGCCGACCTCAAGCCCAGCGGCCGCTACCACATGGCCGATCTGATCGAAATCGGCGGTATTCAACCGTTAATGAAGATGCTTTTGGATGCCGGCCTCCTGAATGGCGACTGCCTCACCGTCACCGGCAAAACCCTGGCCGAGAACCTGGCCGATGTCGCCCCTTATCCCGAAGGCCAGGACATCATCCGGTCGCTGGACAATCCGATCAAGCCCACCAGCCACCTGGTCATTCTAAAAGGCAATCTGGCTCCTCAAGGCGCGGTGGCCAAGATCAGCGGCAAGGAAGGCCTGAGCTTCACCGGTCGGGCTCGGGTGTTCGAGGGCGAAGAACAGGCCTTGAAGCGAATTTTGGACGGCACCGTTCAAAAGGGTGACGTGATCGTGATTCGCTACGAAGGCCCCAAGGGAGGCCCCGGAATGCGCGAGATGCTGTCGCCCACCTCGGCGGTGATGGGCAAAGGACTGGGCAAAGACGTGGCCTTGATCACCGATGGCCGTTTCTCCGGCGGCACCCACGGCTTCGTGGTGGGACACATCACCCCGGAGGCCTATATGGGAGGGCCCTTGGCCATCGTTCAGGATGGCGATACCATCACCATCGATGCCGAAAGTCAGGAACTGCATCTACATTTAGCCGATGTCGAAATTCAGGACCGTTTGAGCCGTTGGCAAAAACCCGAACCGCGCTATACTCGGGGAGTACTCGCCAAATACGCCGCTTTGGTCAGCTCGGCTTCGGAAGGCGCGGTCACCGACCAACAACTGACGGACAAATTCTAA
- the argE gene encoding acetylornithine deacetylase, producing the protein MALPTPIEMIAALVGEPSVSSADPRFDQSNRGVVNQLAQWLDEAGFEVTLQAVTKNKVNLIATLGPAAAGEGLVLSGHTDTVPFDEGQWSQDPFRLTQRDGRLYGLGTADMKSFFALILAAVQEILPRRLKRPLVVLATADEESTMDGARLLADTGLPAGRFAVIGEPTDLKPVRMHKGVLMESVEVIGRSGHASNPALGANALEGMTSVLQALLGWRDELSQDQNPDFEVPFPTLNLGAIHGGDSPNRICGHCRTYLDLRLLPGMPPDAVRSELKRRVETALTVHPKLKSHVESLFAGVPAFETSADADLVRLCETLTGQTAGAVAFATEAPYLAALGLETIVLGAGSIDQAHQPDEYLSLHQIDPAIGILRRLIERHCLA; encoded by the coding sequence ATGGCGCTCCCCACCCCCATCGAGATGATTGCCGCCCTGGTGGGCGAACCTTCGGTCAGTAGCGCCGATCCGCGCTTCGATCAATCCAATCGGGGGGTGGTCAACCAGTTGGCGCAGTGGCTGGACGAGGCCGGATTCGAAGTCACCCTGCAAGCGGTAACGAAAAACAAAGTCAACTTGATCGCCACTCTGGGTCCCGCCGCAGCAGGCGAAGGACTGGTACTCAGCGGTCATACCGACACCGTTCCTTTCGATGAAGGACAGTGGTCCCAAGATCCATTTCGACTAACTCAGCGAGACGGACGCTTGTACGGTCTCGGAACGGCGGATATGAAATCCTTCTTCGCCTTGATTCTGGCTGCGGTGCAAGAAATTTTACCCCGGCGGCTTAAGCGGCCATTGGTCGTCTTGGCCACCGCCGACGAGGAAAGCACCATGGATGGCGCTCGCCTGCTGGCCGATACCGGACTTCCCGCGGGGCGCTTCGCGGTCATCGGCGAACCCACCGACCTCAAACCGGTCCGAATGCACAAGGGCGTGCTAATGGAATCGGTGGAAGTCATCGGCCGCAGCGGCCATGCCAGCAATCCCGCTTTGGGGGCCAATGCCCTGGAAGGCATGACGTCGGTACTCCAAGCGCTCCTGGGTTGGCGCGACGAACTCAGCCAAGACCAAAACCCGGACTTCGAGGTCCCCTTCCCTACCCTCAATCTGGGCGCCATTCACGGCGGGGACAGTCCCAACCGAATTTGCGGCCACTGCCGGACCTATTTGGATCTGCGCCTCCTACCGGGGATGCCCCCCGATGCGGTCCGAAGCGAACTTAAGCGGCGGGTGGAAACCGCTCTGACCGTCCATCCCAAACTCAAATCTCATGTCGAATCCTTGTTCGCCGGCGTCCCCGCATTCGAAACCAGCGCCGATGCCGACTTGGTGCGGCTTTGTGAAACCCTCACCGGTCAAACTGCCGGTGCCGTGGCCTTCGCCACCGAGGCCCCCTATTTGGCCGCGCTCGGATTGGAAACGATCGTCTTGGGGGCCGGTTCCATCGACCAGGCTCATCAACCCGACGAATATCTCTCTCTGCACCAGATCGATCCGGCCATCGGGATCTTGCGCCGGTTGATCGAACGCCACTGCCTGGCATGA